From Glycine max cultivar Williams 82 chromosome 11, Glycine_max_v4.0, whole genome shotgun sequence, the proteins below share one genomic window:
- the LOC100811646 gene encoding uncharacterized protein translates to MDEPSSDAATASATRKNKADPGWKYCHSLVEGDTNTIVCNFCGKITKGGITRAKQHLIGKSGDVAACKKTPPNVVEELKEYMATKKSGTTYSTSGSGNMANIRDFEFGEPIGCDGSEEDEFADSFNAAASAKTKCGTKKGPMDKFCKNLENAINRRKMEMLRQMNIIESMDKNEVLKVHQHIARFWYQAGLSFNLIKLKSFENMVAAIGQYGPHLPIPSYHDIRVPLLKKEVEYTENLMKGHREQWVKYGCTIMSDAWTDRKQRCIINFFINSQAGTMFLKSVDGSDFVKTGEKLFELLDAIVEEVGEENVVQVVTDNGSNYVLAGKLLEEKRKHIYWTPCAAHCIDLMLEDIGKLPLIRKTIRRATNLVGFIYAHSSTLSLLRNFTNNRELVRHAITRFATSYLTLERLHKEKANIRKMFTSDEWTLNKLSKEPKGKEAAKVVLMPSFWNSVVYTLKVMAPLVKVLRLVDGERKPAMGYIYEAMDKAKETIIKSFNNNESKYKDVFAIIDKRWNCQLHRPLHAAAHFLNPEFFYDNIDLEFDFEVTNGLFECIKKLIPQFDVQQNILTELHLYKIGADHFGSDFAMAQRKTHSPTYWWRMFGSQTPNLQKLAIKILSLTCSASRCERNWSVFEQASGVGECRMYTRRKKQKTSVAAAQSFKKQAMVVGSSSRKQKAVQENDEDLDVEENIDVESEEEEIMVNFEASDGEEGKGDAPLPYDNNEDDYVGIGEDD, encoded by the exons ATGGATGAACCATCATCCGATGCTGCTACTGCAAGTGCAACGAGGAAAAATAAGGCAGACCCAGGCTGGAAATATTGCCATTCACTAGTGGAAGGGGATACAAACACCATTGTTTGTAATTTCTGTGGAAAAATCACTAAGGGAGGAATAACCCGAGCCAAACAACACCTGATTGGGAAGTCGGGCGACGTTGCAGCTTGCAAGAAAACTCCCCCAAATGTAGTCGAAGAGTTGAAGGAATATATGGCTACAAAAAAAAGTGGGACCACTTACAGTACTTCTGGCAGTGGTAATATGGCAAATATAAGAGACTTTGAATTTGGTGAACCGATTGGATGTGATGGAAGTGAAGAAGATGAGTTTGCAGACTCTTTTAATGCTGCTGCAAGTGCAAAGACAAAGTGTGGGACTAAAAAAGGACCAATGGACAAATTTTGTAAGAATCTAGAAAATGCAATCAATCGGAGAAAAATGGAGATGCTGAGGCAAATGAACATAATAGAGTCAATGGATAAGAATGAAGTATTGAAGGTGCATCAACATATTGCTCGCTTTTGGTACCAAGCAGGTTTGTCATTCAACCTCATTAAATTGAAAAGCTTTGAGAACATGGTTGCAGCCATTGGTCAATATGGGCCACATTTGCCCATTCCTAGCTATCATGACATCAGAGTTCCACTCTTGAAGAAGGAAGTTGAATATACTGAAAATTTGATGAAAGGCCATAGGGAGCAATGGGTCAAGTATGGTTGTACTATTATGTCCGATGCATGGACTGATCGGAAACAAAGatgcatcattaatttttttattaactctcAAGCTGGTACCATGTTTTTGAAGTCTGTTGATGGCTCTGATTTTGTAAAAACAGGTGAAAAGCTTTTTGAGTTGCTTGATGCCATTGTGGAGGAAGTTGGAGAAGAGAATGTTGTTCAAGTTGTAACCGATAATGGGAGCAACTATGTTTTAGCGGGTAAGTTGTTGGAGGAGAAAAGGAAACATATTTATTGGACTCCTTGTGCAGCTCATTGTATTGATTTGATGCTTGAAGATATTGGGAAGCTTCCCTTGATAAGGAAGACAATTAGAAGGGCAACTAATCTAGTTGGGTTTATCTATGCCCATTCTAGTACCTTAAGTTTGTTGAGAAATTTTACAAACAATAGGGAATTGGTGAGACATGCTATTACTAGATTTGCCACTTCTTATCTAACCTTGGAAAGGCTTCACAAAGAGAAAGCCAATATTAGAAAAATGTTTACTTCTGATgaatggaccttgaacaagctatCTAAGGAGCCTAAGGGAAAAGAAGCTGCAAAGGTAGTGCTCATGCCTTCTTTTTGGAATAGTGTGGTTTACACTCTTAAAGTCATGGCTCCACTTGTGAAAGTGCTTCGTCTTGTGGATGGTGAAAGGAAACCAGCCATGGGCTATATTTATGAAGCAATGGACAAggcaaaagaaacaattatcaAGTCTTTCAACAACAATGAAAGCAAGTACAAAGATGTGTTTGCAATCATTGATAAAAGATGGAATTGTCAGCTTCATAGGCCATTGCATGCAGCTGCCCACTTCTTAAATCCAGAGTTCTTTTATGACAACATTGacttggagtttgattttgaggtCACCAATGGTTTGTTTGAGTGCATTAAGAAGTTGATTCCACAATTTGATGTGCAACAGAACATTCTAACCGAGTTGCATCTTTACAAGATTGGTGCTGACCACTTTGGTTCCGACTTTGCAATGgctcaaaggaaaacccattctcCTA CATATTGGTGGCGAATGTTTGGGTCACAAACTCCAAATTTGCAGAAGCTAGCTATTAAGATTTTGAGTTTGACTTGCAGTGCTTCAAGATGTGAAAGAAATTGGAGTGTGTTTGAGCAA GCTTCGGGGGTTGGAGAGTGTAGGATGTATACTAGGCggaaaaagcaaaaaacaagTGTTGCTGCTGcccaaagttttaaaaaacagGCAATGGTTGTTGGATCTTCATCAAGGAAGCAAAAAGCAGTCCAAGAAAATGATGAGGATCTAGATGTTGAGGAGAATATTGATGTTgaatctgaagaagaagaaatcatggTCAATTTTGAGGCGTCTGATGGGGAAGAGGGAAAGGGAGATGCTCCATTACCATATGATAACAACGAAGATGATTATGTTGGGATTGGAGAAGATGATTAG